A portion of the Burkholderia sp. GAS332 genome contains these proteins:
- a CDS encoding cAMP-binding domain of CRP or a regulatory subunit of cAMP-dependent protein kinases has translation MNQQRSPWSRSAAPGEVIYSEGFAGDAVIYVIADGKVEISTQCDEKKVILATLGKGEFFGEASLLPAEPRAHTAKALSFCQLTVIAAKVVEDELERVSPLLRHIVRTMIRRVKKKDDVLATNTHADFLPGVLSYAHVLSLMAGTENADRLDGRARRTQGEECSVPLPEVIKKCHAIAGHSRPHVMAMLKRMERLNLVTLEPGRSDRVSTMSARYSAQDGAAGRQLVTFDPVRITERAQQVADHDLDVSITSELELIELADLEALIGVEKNLILNKLSHAEIAEDIFAFRKTKVLNYVEEKGITYFSRRNARGASELKSLDDLEFVDQRTLFEAVSAFDTYDLAKLLAAVTGEPVSDRLFSVMTEARKKEVSWVMRREIKIDPLEVAEIEERFIETVRAIKSPAANAAPLSNVNA, from the coding sequence TTGAATCAACAACGATCGCCATGGTCGCGCTCAGCGGCTCCGGGCGAAGTCATCTATTCGGAAGGCTTCGCGGGCGACGCCGTCATCTACGTGATCGCAGATGGCAAAGTCGAAATCTCCACCCAATGCGACGAAAAGAAAGTCATCCTCGCCACCCTCGGCAAGGGCGAGTTTTTTGGCGAAGCGTCGTTGTTGCCGGCGGAGCCACGCGCGCACACCGCGAAAGCCCTGAGCTTCTGCCAATTGACCGTCATTGCAGCCAAGGTCGTGGAGGATGAGCTCGAACGCGTATCGCCGCTGCTGCGCCATATCGTACGCACCATGATTCGACGCGTGAAGAAGAAGGACGATGTCCTTGCCACCAATACGCATGCGGATTTTCTGCCGGGTGTTCTCTCGTACGCGCATGTTCTGTCGCTGATGGCGGGGACCGAGAACGCAGACCGGCTGGACGGACGCGCGCGCCGCACTCAAGGGGAGGAGTGCTCGGTGCCGCTGCCGGAAGTCATCAAGAAGTGCCATGCGATTGCCGGCCATTCCCGTCCGCACGTGATGGCGATGCTCAAGCGCATGGAAAGACTCAACCTCGTGACGCTCGAACCGGGCCGCTCCGATCGTGTGAGCACGATGTCTGCGCGCTATTCGGCGCAAGACGGCGCAGCCGGCCGCCAGCTCGTGACCTTCGATCCCGTGCGGATCACGGAACGGGCCCAGCAGGTGGCGGACCACGATCTCGACGTTTCAATCACCAGCGAACTGGAGCTGATCGAACTGGCCGACCTGGAAGCCCTGATCGGCGTCGAGAAGAATCTGATTCTCAACAAGCTCTCGCATGCGGAAATCGCTGAAGACATCTTCGCGTTTCGCAAGACCAAGGTATTGAATTACGTCGAGGAAAAGGGCATCACGTATTTTTCCCGGCGCAATGCCCGTGGTGCAAGCGAGCTGAAGTCGCTGGACGATCTGGAGTTTGTCGACCAGCGAACCTTGTTCGAAGCCGTGAGCGCTTTCGACACCTATGACCTCGCGAAGTTGCTCGCCGCCGTGACGGGCGAACCGGTCTCCGATCGTTTGTTCTCGGTGATGACCGAGGCGCGCAAGAAGGAGGTGTCGTGGGTCATGCGGCGTGAGATCAAGATCGATCCGCTCGAGGTTGCCGAGATCGAAGAGCGATTCATCGAGACCGTGCGCGCGATCAAATCCCCGGCAGCCAATGCTGCGCCGCTTTCCAATGTGAATGCCTGA
- a CDS encoding chemotaxis protein MotA, whose protein sequence is MDLLTLFGALFGVTAIVAGFSLEGGHFTSLFQLEALVIVVGGTFGAVMIQNTWARFYDGLKQLRLAFVKARQVDRESLSVLLEWGDQAKVNGMLVFESIEAGGINPFAKRGLELLANGVSTAVLEDALQRELDAYERNHMAAARIWQQAGGYAPTFGILGAVLGLIQVTGHMLEPAQLGQGIAVAFVATLYGLALANLVFLPLYGKIRAQVDSELRFRRLYLDGLLAISRKESPHTIETRLAGDIRERSAELLG, encoded by the coding sequence ATGGATCTTTTGACGCTATTCGGCGCCCTGTTCGGCGTGACGGCCATCGTGGCTGGTTTCTCGCTCGAAGGTGGGCATTTCACTTCGCTGTTCCAGCTGGAGGCACTCGTCATCGTGGTGGGCGGCACCTTCGGCGCGGTGATGATCCAGAACACGTGGGCCAGGTTTTATGACGGCTTGAAGCAGTTGCGCCTCGCTTTTGTGAAAGCGCGGCAGGTCGACCGGGAAAGCTTGTCGGTGCTGCTCGAGTGGGGCGATCAGGCGAAGGTGAACGGCATGCTCGTGTTCGAGTCGATCGAGGCGGGCGGCATCAATCCGTTTGCCAAACGAGGCCTGGAGCTGCTGGCCAATGGTGTGTCGACTGCCGTGCTCGAAGACGCCTTGCAGCGGGAGCTGGATGCCTATGAGCGCAACCATATGGCGGCTGCGCGGATATGGCAGCAGGCGGGTGGTTATGCGCCGACGTTCGGCATTCTGGGGGCGGTACTCGGCCTGATTCAGGTCACCGGCCATATGCTCGAGCCGGCGCAACTCGGGCAAGGGATTGCCGTTGCCTTTGTGGCCACGCTGTACGGTCTCGCGTTGGCGAACCTGGTGTTTCTGCCCTTGTACGGAAAGATCAGGGCGCAGGTGGATAGCGAATTGCGCTTCAGGCGTTTGTACCTCGATGGCCTGCTTGCGATATCGCGCAAGGAGTCGCCCCACACGATCGAAACCCGGCTCGCGGGCGACATCCGGGAAAGATCGGCTGAGTTGCTCGGCTAA
- a CDS encoding chemotaxis protein MotB, with protein sequence MKLVSKRVSTGWQKLARRPFKRNSEADVSTMNSSSGNRRLATNKTGYQQHDDGSDGDDEAQSGRWLISYADLVTTLMVLFLALYALELAKNRELEIKMLERHEMKTETAAGSAHAPVAVPGAPDAARRQLLSLLAPLQDNRQITISNASQGVEIAINAKVLFNSGDAHLLPESAGVLEQIAGVLRDRSKNNILVEGHTDSVPISTAKYESNWELSSARAGAVVRFFADKGIEPHRMAAIGRADNFPLIIGDDAAARAANRRVTILVEY encoded by the coding sequence TTGAAGCTGGTCTCGAAGCGGGTCTCGACCGGTTGGCAAAAACTCGCCAGGCGCCCATTCAAACGCAATTCGGAAGCAGACGTTTCGACCATGAACAGTTCTTCGGGTAACCGGCGCCTAGCCACAAACAAAACCGGCTATCAGCAGCACGATGACGGCAGCGACGGCGATGACGAGGCGCAGTCCGGGCGCTGGCTGATTTCCTATGCGGACCTCGTCACCACGCTGATGGTGTTATTCCTTGCGCTTTATGCGCTGGAGTTGGCGAAAAACCGCGAGCTCGAAATAAAGATGCTCGAGCGCCATGAGATGAAAACGGAGACGGCCGCCGGCAGCGCTCACGCACCGGTCGCCGTGCCTGGCGCGCCCGATGCCGCAAGGCGGCAGCTTCTTTCATTGCTGGCGCCGCTTCAGGATAACCGGCAGATTACGATTTCGAATGCCTCACAGGGCGTGGAAATCGCCATCAACGCGAAGGTGCTCTTTAACTCGGGCGACGCGCATCTGTTGCCGGAATCTGCTGGGGTGTTGGAGCAGATCGCCGGGGTGCTGCGCGACCGGTCAAAGAACAACATCCTCGTCGAGGGACACACGGACAGTGTGCCGATTTCGACCGCGAAATACGAATCCAACTGGGAGCTGTCGTCGGCGCGGGCCGGTGCTGTGGTTCGATTCTTCGCGGACAAAGGAATCGAACCTCACAGAATGGCCGCCATCGGCCGGGCGGACAATTTCCCCCTGATCATCGGCGACGATGCGGCAGCGCGCGCCGCGAATCGCCGCGTCACCATCCTCGTGGAATATTGA
- a CDS encoding Sterol desaturase/sphingolipid hydroxylase, fatty acid hydroxylase superfamily, translating into MFASSPFAELLDHASRWLQGCVLVLVMMTVGVVLERRWPAELLQSRAGKRFNLVYAALYLALAEAMRPLMAMTSVAIVNAVGGGWVVLASRGWGALASIVIMLLTFDLLEYAFHRLQHAWPVLWKLHSLHHSAAEFNVTVTLRHHWFEVLIKGCLLYPVVGVLFKVEPWILGVTTIIFMFGNYFAHMNLRVDLGRFTTWVNNPQYHRLHHSNRAEHFDHNFTQLLPLWDHLFGTLWVPAKHEWPATGLDDGAQPRSLLGALSWPLRSHAGPDLGQPRAAHRFAAQQANDQGGDDEHA; encoded by the coding sequence ATGTTTGCGTCGAGCCCGTTTGCCGAACTGCTGGACCATGCGAGCCGCTGGCTGCAGGGTTGCGTGCTCGTTCTGGTGATGATGACCGTGGGCGTGGTGCTGGAGCGGCGCTGGCCGGCCGAGTTATTGCAATCGCGCGCCGGGAAGCGTTTTAACCTCGTCTACGCCGCCCTGTATCTGGCGCTCGCGGAAGCCATGCGGCCGCTGATGGCGATGACCAGTGTCGCGATCGTCAATGCGGTTGGCGGTGGCTGGGTCGTGCTGGCCTCGCGGGGATGGGGTGCATTGGCCTCCATCGTGATCATGCTATTGACGTTCGATCTGCTCGAATATGCATTTCACCGCTTACAGCATGCATGGCCGGTGCTGTGGAAACTGCATTCGCTGCACCATAGCGCGGCCGAGTTCAATGTCACGGTAACACTGCGGCATCACTGGTTCGAAGTGCTCATCAAGGGCTGCCTGCTTTATCCGGTGGTGGGCGTGCTATTCAAGGTCGAGCCGTGGATCCTCGGTGTGACCACGATCATTTTCATGTTCGGCAATTACTTCGCGCATATGAACCTGCGCGTCGACCTGGGCCGTTTCACGACGTGGGTCAACAATCCGCAATACCACCGCCTGCATCACTCGAACCGCGCCGAGCATTTCGACCACAACTTCACGCAATTGCTGCCGCTGTGGGACCACCTGTTCGGCACGTTATGGGTGCCGGCGAAGCACGAATGGCCGGCCACGGGTCTGGACGACGGCGCGCAACCGCGTTCGCTGCTCGGCGCGCTGAGCTGGCCGCTGCGCTCGCATGCCGGGCCTGATCTAGGCCAGCCTCGCGCTGCGCACCGCTTTGCCGCCCAGCAGGCAAACGATCAGGGTGGCGACGACGAGCACGCATAA
- a CDS encoding two-component system, NtrC family, response regulator, whose translation MAHILIVDDDATMRDALAEVVIDLGHSACMAANGMLALDLLDTEAVNAMILDLRMPGIDGIEVLRRMRERTGAPPVTVLTAHATASNTIEAMRLGAFDHLTKPIGRADLAEVLQRMLDSVVESGGGVCATESEALIGSSEAMRTVQKTIGVLADSDATVLITGDTGTGKEVVARAIHEHGQRNRGPFIAVNCAAIPADLLESELFGHVRGAFTGASADRDGAFRQAECGTLFLDEIGDMDIAMQAKILRALQERVVVPVGGRPVPVKVRVIAATHRDLVRCVRDGTFREDLFYRLHVVPIHLPPLSERIADIVPLAEYFLNRATAGKRLSADAAAHLIRYGWPGNARELKNAMERAAVMVRGEYIHATDLAFLDDVRSRQGPVLDWPDEDLPSALARLEEMLIRRALKHSGNNRTDAARRLNVNRQLLYAKLKRYGIEVADAPHEGKDGIEGSERSEGEV comes from the coding sequence ATGGCCCACATCCTGATCGTCGACGACGACGCGACAATGCGCGATGCACTCGCCGAAGTGGTCATCGACCTGGGCCATAGCGCGTGCATGGCCGCCAACGGCATGCTGGCGCTCGACTTGCTCGACACCGAGGCCGTCAACGCCATGATCCTCGACTTGCGCATGCCCGGCATCGACGGAATCGAGGTGCTGCGCCGCATGCGCGAGCGCACCGGTGCGCCCCCGGTGACCGTGTTGACGGCTCACGCGACGGCGTCCAATACGATCGAAGCCATGCGTCTTGGCGCCTTCGATCATCTGACCAAGCCGATTGGCCGCGCCGATCTTGCCGAGGTTCTGCAGCGCATGCTGGACAGCGTCGTGGAATCTGGCGGGGGTGTCTGCGCGACGGAATCCGAGGCGCTGATCGGCTCGAGCGAGGCGATGCGGACCGTTCAGAAGACGATCGGCGTGCTCGCCGATAGCGACGCCACGGTGTTGATCACGGGTGATACGGGAACCGGAAAAGAAGTCGTCGCGCGCGCGATTCACGAACACGGGCAGCGCAATCGCGGGCCATTCATTGCAGTCAATTGCGCAGCGATTCCCGCCGATCTGCTGGAAAGCGAACTCTTCGGTCACGTCCGCGGCGCATTCACCGGTGCGAGCGCCGATCGCGACGGGGCGTTCCGCCAAGCCGAATGCGGCACCCTGTTTCTCGACGAGATCGGCGACATGGACATTGCCATGCAGGCGAAGATCCTGCGCGCGTTGCAGGAGCGCGTCGTCGTGCCGGTGGGCGGCAGGCCGGTTCCCGTCAAGGTGCGCGTGATCGCGGCGACTCATCGCGATCTTGTCCGCTGCGTGCGTGACGGCACGTTTCGCGAAGATCTTTTCTACCGGCTGCATGTGGTGCCCATCCACTTGCCGCCGCTGTCCGAAAGGATCGCTGACATCGTGCCGCTCGCCGAGTATTTCCTGAATCGTGCGACCGCGGGTAAGCGCCTGTCCGCCGACGCAGCGGCGCATCTGATTCGCTATGGCTGGCCCGGCAATGCGCGCGAACTCAAGAATGCGATGGAGCGAGCCGCGGTGATGGTGCGCGGCGAATACATTCACGCGACCGACCTGGCGTTCCTCGACGATGTGCGCTCGCGGCAGGGTCCCGTGCTCGACTGGCCGGACGAAGACCTGCCCTCGGCGCTGGCACGGCTCGAGGAAATGCTGATTCGCCGCGCGTTAAAACATAGCGGCAACAACCGCACCGACGCCGCACGTCGGCTCAATGTAAACCGGCAACTGCTTTACGCAAAGCTCAAGCGCTATGGGATCGAGGTGGCCGACGCGCCACACGAGGGCAAGGACGGTATTGAAGGCAGCGAGCGTAGTGAAGGCGAGGTGTAG